In Duganella zoogloeoides, a single genomic region encodes these proteins:
- a CDS encoding ribonucleoside-diphosphate reductase subunit alpha, producing MQSTQDNTFNPALVPAAAASAASSPSTAASDLGDYRIIRRNGAVVAFEPSKIAIAVTKAFLAVNGGQGAASARIRELVEQLTASVVSALVRRQPSGGTFHIEDVQDQVELALMRSGEHDVARAYVLYRAKHMEERRLAKEAQGGSAAITAPQIHVVENGERKPLEMSRVTGLINAACIGLEKHVDADAIVAETLKNLYDGVPVEELHKSAILAARALMEKDPAYSQVTARILLHTIRKEVFGKEVAQGAAAAEYITYFPQYIANGIKNELLDAKLAEFDLERLAKALVADRDLQFGYIGLQTLYDRYFLHVRDVRIEMPQAFYMRVAMGLSLNEQDREARAIEFYHLLSSFDFMSSTPTLFNSGTLRSQLSSCYLTTVSDDLEGIYDAIKENALLAKFAGGLGNDWTPVRALGAHIKGTNGKSQGVVPFLKVVNDTAVAVNQGGKRKGAVCAYLETWHMDIEEFLDLRKNTGDDRRRTHDMNTANWIPDLFMKRVMEKGDWTLFSPSDTPDLHDLVGKAFEKAYVAYEARAAAGEIRVFKKIAALDLWRKMLSMLFETGHPWITFKDPCNIRSPQSHVGMVHSSNLCTEITLNTGPDEIAVCNLGSVNLPAHMKEGKLDHVKLQKTIRTAMRMLDNVIDINYYAVEKARNANMRHRPVGMGVMGFQDCLHMMRVPFASQECVNFADTSMEAVCYYAYLASTELAEERGHYASYKGSLWDRGILPQDSIKLLAEERGGYLEQDLSSAMDWTPVRERIAKFGMRNSNCVAIAPTATISNIIGVSACIEPTFQNLYVKSNLSGEFTEINGYLVRDLKARDLWDEVMIADLKYFDGSLTKIDRIPDDLRDIYATAFEVSPSWLVEAASRRQKWIDQAQSLNIYMAGASGKKLDETYKLAWLRGLKTTYYLRTTSATHTEKSTSKTGALNAVAVDGGMSASAKAAAPVAPVAAAAPVAAAAVAASAEEDGEACYLRPGDDGFEECEACQ from the coding sequence ATGCAATCTACTCAAGACAACACCTTCAATCCAGCGCTGGTCCCAGCAGCCGCTGCGAGCGCCGCCAGCAGCCCGTCCACGGCCGCCAGCGACCTCGGTGACTACCGCATCATCCGCCGTAACGGCGCGGTCGTCGCGTTTGAACCGTCGAAAATCGCGATCGCTGTGACCAAGGCCTTCCTGGCCGTCAACGGTGGCCAGGGCGCCGCTTCGGCCCGCATTCGCGAATTGGTAGAGCAGCTCACCGCCAGCGTGGTCTCGGCCCTGGTGCGCCGCCAGCCTTCGGGCGGCACTTTCCACATCGAAGACGTACAGGACCAGGTGGAACTGGCGCTGATGCGCTCGGGCGAGCATGACGTGGCCCGTGCCTACGTGCTGTACCGCGCCAAGCACATGGAAGAGCGCCGCCTGGCCAAGGAAGCGCAAGGTGGTTCTGCCGCCATCACCGCGCCGCAAATCCACGTGGTGGAAAACGGCGAGCGCAAGCCGCTGGAAATGAGCCGTGTGACCGGCCTGATCAACGCCGCCTGCATCGGCCTGGAAAAGCACGTCGATGCCGACGCCATCGTTGCCGAGACCCTGAAAAACCTGTACGACGGCGTGCCGGTGGAAGAGCTGCACAAATCCGCCATCCTGGCGGCGCGCGCGCTGATGGAAAAAGACCCGGCCTACTCGCAAGTGACGGCCCGCATCCTGCTGCACACCATCCGCAAGGAAGTCTTCGGCAAGGAAGTCGCGCAAGGCGCGGCCGCTGCCGAGTACATCACGTACTTCCCGCAATACATCGCCAACGGCATCAAGAACGAACTGCTCGACGCCAAGCTGGCCGAGTTCGACCTCGAGCGCCTGGCCAAGGCGCTGGTTGCCGACCGCGACCTGCAATTCGGCTACATCGGCCTGCAAACCCTGTACGACCGCTACTTCCTGCACGTGCGCGACGTGCGCATCGAAATGCCGCAGGCGTTCTACATGCGCGTGGCCATGGGCCTGTCGCTCAACGAACAGGACCGCGAAGCGCGCGCCATCGAGTTCTACCACCTGCTGTCGTCGTTCGACTTCATGTCGTCGACTCCAACCCTGTTCAACTCGGGCACCCTGCGCTCGCAGCTGTCGTCGTGCTATCTGACCACCGTGTCGGACGACCTGGAAGGCATCTACGACGCCATCAAGGAAAACGCATTGCTGGCCAAGTTCGCCGGCGGCCTCGGTAACGACTGGACGCCAGTGCGCGCCCTGGGCGCCCACATCAAGGGCACCAACGGCAAGTCGCAAGGCGTGGTGCCGTTCCTCAAAGTGGTCAACGACACCGCCGTGGCGGTCAACCAGGGCGGCAAGCGCAAGGGCGCGGTCTGCGCCTACCTGGAAACCTGGCACATGGACATCGAAGAGTTCCTGGACCTGCGTAAAAACACCGGCGACGACCGCCGCCGCACCCACGACATGAACACGGCCAACTGGATTCCCGACCTGTTCATGAAGCGCGTGATGGAGAAGGGCGACTGGACCCTGTTCTCGCCATCGGACACCCCGGACCTGCACGACCTGGTCGGCAAGGCCTTCGAAAAAGCGTACGTTGCGTACGAAGCCCGTGCTGCTGCCGGCGAGATCCGCGTATTCAAGAAAATCGCTGCGCTCGACCTGTGGCGCAAGATGCTGTCGATGCTGTTCGAAACCGGCCACCCATGGATCACGTTCAAAGACCCATGCAACATCCGTTCGCCGCAGTCGCACGTGGGCATGGTCCACAGCTCGAACCTGTGCACCGAGATCACCCTGAACACCGGTCCTGACGAAATCGCCGTCTGCAATCTCGGTTCGGTCAACCTGCCGGCGCACATGAAGGAAGGCAAGCTCGATCACGTCAAGCTGCAAAAAACCATCCGCACCGCGATGCGCATGCTCGACAACGTCATCGATATCAACTACTACGCCGTCGAAAAAGCACGCAACGCCAATATGCGCCACCGTCCGGTGGGCATGGGTGTGATGGGCTTCCAGGACTGCCTGCACATGATGCGCGTGCCGTTCGCCTCGCAAGAGTGCGTGAACTTTGCCGATACCTCGATGGAAGCGGTGTGCTACTACGCCTACCTGGCCTCGACCGAACTGGCCGAAGAGCGTGGCCACTACGCGTCGTACAAAGGTTCGCTGTGGGACCGTGGCATCCTGCCGCAAGACTCGATCAAGCTGCTGGCCGAAGAGCGCGGCGGCTACCTCGAGCAGGACCTGTCGTCGGCCATGGACTGGACCCCGGTGCGCGAACGCATCGCCAAGTTCGGCATGCGCAACTCGAACTGCGTGGCGATCGCGCCGACGGCCACCATCTCGAACATCATCGGCGTGTCGGCCTGTATCGAACCGACCTTCCAGAACCTGTACGTGAAATCGAACCTGTCGGGCGAGTTCACCGAGATCAACGGCTACCTGGTGCGCGACCTGAAAGCCCGCGACCTGTGGGACGAAGTCATGATCGCCGACCTGAAATACTTCGACGGCTCGCTGACCAAGATCGACCGCATCCCGGACGACCTGCGCGACATCTACGCTACCGCGTTTGAAGTCTCGCCGAGCTGGCTGGTGGAAGCGGCTTCGCGTCGCCAGAAATGGATCGACCAGGCCCAGTCGCTGAACATCTACATGGCTGGCGCGTCCGGTAAAAAGCTGGACGAGACCTACAAGCTGGCCTGGCTGCGCGGCCTGAAAACCACGTACTACCTGCGCACCACCTCGGCCACCCATACCGAGAAATCGACCTCCAAGACCGGCGCCCTGAACGCCGTGGCAGTCGATGGCGGCATGTCGGCCAGCGCCAAGGCTGCGGCGCCGGTCGCTCCGGTAGCGGCTGCTGCCCCGGTAGCCGCCGCGGCAGTTGCCGCATCCGCGGAGGAAGACGGCGAAGCCTGCTACCTGCGTCCCGGCGACGATGGTTTCGAGGAATGCGAAGCCTGCCAATAA
- the ampD gene encoding 1,6-anhydro-N-acetylmuramyl-L-alanine amidase AmpD, with protein sequence MKPVVAVDADGWWPAAARYDSPFIDARPDPEDITLLVIHNIGLPGGRSGGPQVSDLFTGRLDYNVDPSLADLRDLRVSSHFFIRRDGRVVQYAPAGARAWHAGISLFRGRVKCNDFSIGIELEGNDHTPFEAAQYAALADLTGALLARYPVTDIQGHEHVAPGRKTDPGAFFDWKKYAESSPSLVLANPGLRVVKGLL encoded by the coding sequence ATGAAACCTGTAGTCGCCGTCGATGCCGACGGCTGGTGGCCGGCGGCGGCGCGCTACGACAGCCCGTTCATCGACGCGCGGCCCGACCCCGAAGACATCACCCTGCTGGTCATCCACAACATCGGTTTGCCGGGCGGGCGCTCTGGCGGTCCGCAGGTGTCGGACCTGTTCACCGGCCGCCTCGATTATAATGTTGACCCTTCGCTGGCGGACCTGCGCGATCTGCGGGTGTCGAGCCACTTCTTTATCCGGCGCGACGGCCGCGTGGTGCAGTATGCCCCGGCCGGCGCGCGCGCCTGGCATGCCGGCATCTCGCTGTTCCGGGGGCGGGTAAAATGTAATGATTTTTCGATCGGTATCGAGCTCGAAGGCAATGACCACACCCCGTTCGAGGCGGCGCAATATGCGGCGCTGGCGGACCTGACCGGGGCGTTGCTGGCGCGGTATCCGGTTACCGATATACAAGGACACGAACACGTCGCGCCGGGCCGCAAAACCGACCCCGGCGCGTTTTTTGACTGGAAAAAATATGCCGAGAGCAGTCCGTCGTTAGTACTTGCTAACCCCGGACTGCGCGTAGTGAAAGGCCTCCTGTAA
- a CDS encoding sigma-54-dependent transcriptional regulator produces the protein MSVRSPRVLVVDDEADLRELLELTLVKMGLDVDSAATVAEARALLARHPYQLVLTDMRLPDGLGLELVRDVATTYKNTPIAVVTAFGSADNAVVALKAGAFDYIAKPVALDQLRLLVRSALRVHEAAPGMPGNGPADAAADAVDGRLKGGSAVMAALRAQIGRLARSMAPIAIHGESGSGKELAAREIHARSPRAGQPFIAVNCGAIPEALMEAEFFGYRKGAFTGAADDRDGFFQAANGGTLLLDEVADLPLAMQVKLLRAIQERRVRKIGATSEEPVDVRLISATHKNLARCVEQGAFRQDLFYRLNVIELAVPPLRERQGDLPALADAILERLGGGGHKAALGPGVLEALAGYRFPGNVRELENILERALAFANDGVIEVADLALKAGQGSQGGDGVAAAASSAASSAISSPAPADLPASLPDYLIAIERDIILRALVQTQFNRTQAAQLLGISFRQLRYQMQKLNIQEPEA, from the coding sequence ATGAGCGTGAGGTCCCCCCGCGTGCTCGTCGTCGATGATGAAGCCGACCTGCGCGAACTGCTGGAGCTGACCCTGGTAAAAATGGGGCTCGATGTCGACAGCGCCGCTACCGTGGCCGAGGCCCGCGCGCTGCTGGCCCGCCACCCCTATCAACTGGTACTGACCGACATGCGCCTGCCCGACGGCCTGGGGCTGGAACTGGTGCGCGACGTGGCCACCACATACAAGAACACGCCGATCGCGGTGGTCACCGCTTTCGGCAGTGCCGACAACGCGGTGGTCGCGCTCAAGGCCGGCGCGTTCGACTACATCGCCAAGCCGGTCGCCCTCGATCAGCTGCGCCTGCTGGTGCGTTCGGCGCTGCGGGTGCACGAGGCCGCGCCCGGTATGCCTGGCAATGGCCCGGCCGATGCCGCTGCCGATGCCGTGGACGGCCGGCTCAAGGGCGGATCGGCCGTGATGGCGGCGCTGCGCGCGCAGATCGGCCGGCTGGCGCGGTCGATGGCGCCGATCGCCATCCACGGCGAATCGGGCAGCGGCAAGGAGCTGGCGGCGCGCGAAATCCACGCCCGCAGCCCGCGCGCCGGCCAGCCTTTCATTGCAGTCAACTGCGGTGCGATCCCGGAGGCGCTGATGGAAGCCGAGTTTTTCGGCTACCGCAAGGGGGCGTTTACCGGCGCGGCCGACGACCGCGACGGCTTTTTCCAGGCCGCCAACGGCGGCACCCTGCTGCTCGACGAGGTGGCCGATCTGCCGCTGGCGATGCAGGTCAAGCTGCTGCGCGCGATCCAGGAGCGGCGCGTGCGCAAGATCGGCGCTACGTCGGAGGAGCCGGTCGATGTGCGCCTGATCAGCGCCACCCACAAGAACCTGGCGCGGTGCGTGGAGCAGGGTGCCTTTCGCCAGGACCTGTTCTATCGCCTGAACGTGATCGAACTGGCGGTGCCGCCGCTGCGCGAACGCCAGGGCGATCTGCCGGCGCTGGCCGACGCCATCCTCGAACGCCTCGGCGGCGGCGGCCACAAGGCGGCGCTGGGGCCGGGCGTGCTCGAAGCGCTGGCCGGCTACCGCTTTCCCGGCAATGTGCGCGAACTGGAAAACATCCTCGAGCGTGCGCTGGCGTTTGCCAACGACGGCGTGATCGAGGTGGCCGACCTGGCGCTCAAGGCCGGGCAGGGGAGCCAGGGTGGCGATGGCGTGGCGGCGGCCGCGTCGTCTGCCGCGTCGTCTGCCATATCGTCGCCCGCGCCGGCCGACTTGCCGGCCAGCCTGCCCGACTACCTGATCGCCATCGAGCGCGATATCATCTTGCGGGCACTGGTGCAGACGCAGTTCAACCGCACCCAGGCCGCGCAACTGCTGGGCATCAGCTTCCGCCAGTTGCGCTATCAAATGCAGAAACTCAATATCCAGGAACCTGAAGCATGA
- a CDS encoding sensor histidine kinase → MDRLQAPPALPGDSHPTRATFWRSLQTLNATRIVIALVLLVYLSFDGRGLRASGHYLYLWICLAYLVLAIGFALTAVYLQRRFLVQVLTQIACDLAIISLLYVDGGGLRSGLAILYLFPLAGTAILAPLVLALFCTALVALFMLGVGVIQVLEMEGEHVLLQSGLYGAAYFAAVLGVNRMAARLIGQEELAIRRGVEIGVQQAVNRLVMANVADGVLVVDADGRIWAGNPAAQHMLGLTGPELSASDDHAPLALAYAEWRADPALDTAFITLKPYFSIRLKARFAAVDLGDVIAGGPNLARSVIFLQEVSEIEERAQQLKLASMGRLTASIAHEVRNPLSAIGHATALLEEDIADPGQRRLLRIVGDNVKRVNRIVEDILQLSRKSHVQYEPLALGSFLEEMRDEFIETHGLAEDQIAVSVAPGTTVHFDPLHLREVIANLVGNALRYASGAPASVRLDLVRQPNWLELHVQDDGPGISGEVRAHLFEPFYTTSSKGTGLGLYLAREMCLNNEARLDYEYRFDSVGIDEGIENSHDSHRVDRRSGGRFVITFAPPQK, encoded by the coding sequence ATGGATCGCCTGCAAGCCCCTCCGGCTTTGCCAGGCGACTCCCATCCCACGCGCGCCACCTTCTGGCGCTCGCTGCAAACCCTCAACGCCACGCGCATCGTCATCGCGCTGGTGCTGCTGGTTTACCTGAGCTTTGACGGCCGCGGCCTGCGCGCCTCCGGCCACTACCTGTATTTGTGGATCTGCCTGGCCTACCTGGTGCTGGCGATCGGCTTTGCCTTGACGGCGGTGTACCTGCAGCGCCGCTTCCTGGTGCAGGTGCTCACGCAAATCGCCTGCGACCTGGCCATCATCTCTCTCTTATATGTGGACGGCGGCGGCTTGCGCAGCGGCCTGGCCATCTTGTACCTGTTTCCGCTGGCTGGCACGGCCATCCTGGCGCCGCTGGTGCTGGCGCTGTTCTGCACCGCGCTGGTCGCGCTGTTCATGCTGGGCGTGGGCGTGATCCAGGTACTGGAGATGGAGGGGGAACATGTGCTGCTGCAATCGGGCTTGTACGGCGCCGCATATTTTGCCGCCGTGCTGGGCGTGAACCGGATGGCGGCGCGGCTGATCGGCCAGGAGGAACTGGCGATCCGGCGCGGCGTGGAGATCGGCGTGCAGCAGGCGGTCAACCGGCTGGTGATGGCCAACGTGGCCGACGGCGTGCTGGTGGTCGATGCCGATGGCCGCATCTGGGCCGGCAATCCGGCCGCGCAGCACATGCTCGGTCTGACCGGGCCGGAGCTGTCGGCGTCGGATGACCATGCGCCGCTGGCGCTGGCCTACGCCGAATGGCGCGCCGATCCCGCGCTCGATACCGCCTTCATCACCCTGAAGCCGTATTTCAGCATCCGCCTCAAGGCGCGGTTTGCCGCCGTCGATCTCGGCGACGTCATCGCCGGTGGGCCCAATCTGGCGCGCAGCGTGATTTTTTTGCAGGAGGTGAGCGAGATCGAGGAGCGCGCCCAGCAGCTCAAACTGGCCTCGATGGGCCGGCTCACCGCCAGCATCGCCCACGAGGTGCGCAATCCGCTATCGGCCATCGGCCACGCCACCGCGCTGCTCGAAGAAGACATCGCCGATCCCGGCCAGCGCCGCCTGCTGCGCATCGTTGGCGACAACGTCAAACGGGTCAACCGCATTGTCGAGGACATCCTGCAACTGTCGCGTAAATCCCACGTCCAGTACGAGCCGCTGGCGCTGGGCAGCTTCCTGGAAGAGATGCGCGACGAATTCATCGAAACCCACGGCCTGGCCGAGGACCAGATTGCCGTGTCGGTTGCGCCCGGGACCACCGTGCATTTCGATCCGCTGCACCTGCGCGAGGTGATCGCCAACCTGGTCGGCAATGCCCTGCGCTACGCCAGCGGCGCGCCGGCGTCGGTGCGGCTGGACCTGGTGCGGCAGCCGAACTGGCTGGAATTGCACGTGCAGGATGATGGTCCCGGCATCAGCGGTGAGGTGCGCGCGCATCTGTTTGAACCGTTTTACACCACATCGAGCAAAGGAACCGGGCTGGGGCTGTATCTGGCGCGGGAAATGTGTTTGAATAATGAAGCGCGGCTCGATTATGAATACCGCTTCGATAGTGTTGGTATCGACGAGGGTATCGAAAACAGCCACGACAGTCATCGCGTCGATCGCCGGTCCGGCGGCCGCTTTGTCATCACTTTCGCACCACCGCAAAAGTAA
- a CDS encoding PP0621 family protein yields the protein MSRILFWVGLICLIVFAIRSKIRSAQKRAEQQMRDAQQRQQAPGGPAGYAPRGAQKPAIEAETMLECAHCGVFFPAGEAVRFDGAIYCSKAHAALPPN from the coding sequence ATGAGCCGCATTTTGTTTTGGGTGGGTTTGATTTGCCTGATCGTCTTCGCGATCCGCAGCAAGATTCGTAGCGCGCAAAAGCGCGCCGAACAACAAATGCGCGACGCGCAGCAGCGGCAGCAGGCGCCGGGCGGTCCTGCCGGGTATGCACCGCGCGGCGCGCAAAAGCCCGCCATCGAGGCTGAAACCATGCTCGAATGCGCGCACTGCGGCGTGTTCTTCCCGGCCGGCGAGGCCGTGCGCTTCGACGGCGCCATCTACTGCAGCAAGGCGCACGCCGCCCTGCCACCGAACTGA
- a CDS encoding cytochrome C assembly family protein, translating into MQTYLFIAAIVLYLFCAALPSRRGALVSAVTVVAWLVHGAGLWTDVAADGSLRLGFAAMLSSALWVSVAAYWFENRNFGLDGLRRLVMPAAALTVALQAIYPGNLIALGDKTPLFGWHIAVATLAYSTLTIAAFHAVLMALQEARLHAATDRKSFLSGALDQLPALLTMEKLLFRMIGIGFTLLTLTVLSGIVFSEQLFGQALKWDHKSAFTMLSWLLFAALLAGRRLRGWRGKTALSFTLAGFATLLLAYVGSRFVFEVVLHKGWA; encoded by the coding sequence ATGCAGACCTATTTGTTCATCGCAGCCATCGTGCTGTATCTCTTTTGCGCGGCCTTGCCGTCGCGCCGCGGCGCGCTGGTGTCGGCGGTGACCGTCGTGGCATGGCTGGTGCATGGCGCCGGGCTGTGGACCGACGTCGCTGCCGACGGCTCGCTGCGGCTCGGTTTTGCAGCCATGCTGTCGTCGGCGCTGTGGGTGTCGGTGGCCGCGTATTGGTTTGAGAACCGCAACTTCGGCCTCGACGGCCTGCGCCGGCTGGTCATGCCGGCTGCCGCGTTGACCGTCGCGCTGCAGGCGATCTACCCCGGCAACCTGATCGCGCTTGGCGACAAGACCCCGCTGTTCGGCTGGCACATCGCGGTCGCCACGCTGGCTTATAGTACGCTCACCATTGCCGCTTTCCACGCCGTGCTGATGGCGTTGCAGGAAGCGCGGCTGCACGCGGCCACCGACCGCAAGAGTTTCTTGTCGGGTGCGCTCGACCAGTTGCCGGCGCTGCTCACCATGGAAAAGCTGCTGTTCCGCATGATCGGCATCGGTTTTACCTTGCTCACGCTGACCGTATTGTCCGGCATCGTGTTTTCCGAACAACTGTTCGGGCAGGCGCTCAAGTGGGACCATAAATCGGCGTTTACCATGTTGTCGTGGCTGCTGTTCGCGGCGCTGCTGGCCGGGCGCCGCCTGCGCGGCTGGCGCGGCAAGACGGCGCTGAGTTTTACCCTGGCGGGGTTCGCCACCTTGCTGCTGGCGTATGTCGGCAGCCGTTTCGTGTTTGAAGTTGTACTGCATAAAGGATGGGCATGA
- a CDS encoding ABC transporter ATP-binding protein, which yields MNPHILIDGVGKVFHTAGRDMVALQGIDLAIPQGQFVCLLGPSGCGKSTLLNAVAGFAPPTTGTITAGGRLVTGPGPERGMVFQEYALFPWMTVADNIGFGLRIQGKGEAATAAKVDQLLAMLALADFRHRYPKDLSGGMRQRVAIARVLALDSPIMLMDEPFGALDALTRRNLQEELLRLWAALNKTIIFVTHSIEEAIYLADRIVVMTYRPGTIKRDLLVDLPRLRDPADASFNALKRELGQLVMEEQQRHHHDELRMAAVD from the coding sequence ATGAATCCGCATATTCTGATAGACGGCGTCGGCAAGGTATTTCATACGGCCGGGCGCGACATGGTGGCGTTGCAGGGCATCGATCTCGCCATTCCGCAAGGGCAGTTCGTCTGTTTGCTGGGGCCTTCGGGCTGCGGCAAATCGACGTTACTCAATGCGGTGGCCGGCTTTGCGCCGCCCACCACCGGCACCATTACCGCCGGCGGCCGGCTGGTGACCGGCCCCGGTCCCGAGCGCGGCATGGTATTCCAGGAGTATGCGCTGTTCCCGTGGATGACGGTGGCCGACAATATCGGCTTCGGCCTGCGCATCCAGGGCAAGGGCGAAGCGGCCACAGCCGCCAAGGTGGATCAGCTGCTGGCCATGCTGGCGCTGGCCGATTTTCGCCACCGCTACCCGAAAGACCTGTCGGGCGGCATGCGCCAGCGGGTGGCAATCGCCCGCGTGCTGGCGCTCGATTCGCCGATCATGCTGATGGACGAGCCGTTCGGCGCGCTTGACGCGCTCACCCGCCGCAATTTGCAGGAGGAGCTGCTGCGGCTGTGGGCGGCGCTGAACAAGACCATCATCTTTGTCACCCACAGCATCGAGGAGGCGATCTACCTGGCCGACCGCATCGTGGTGATGACCTACCGCCCCGGCACCATCAAGCGCGACCTGCTGGTGGACCTGCCGCGCCTGCGTGATCCGGCCGATGCATCGTTCAACGCCCTCAAGCGCGAGCTGGGACAACTGGTGATGGAGGAACAACAACGCCACCACCACGACGAACTGCGGATGGCGGCGGTCGATTGA
- a CDS encoding ABC transporter permease, giving the protein MAAASFSWQRAGAGLVGAIVPALVIVLWQAATALGWVNPQVLPSPLAVVGKWLEYLLPLQPYHAADGSWLAWACSGELIVDSLGSLYRVAVGFAIGAGLALPLGLAMGANARAYRWFNPMVQLLRPIPPIAYIPLSILWFGLGNPPAVFLIALGAFFPVLMNTIAGVRQVDGIYLRAARNLGASGATLFVRVILPAAVPYILSGVRIGIGTAFIVVIVSEMIAVNNGLGFRILEAREYFWSDKIIAGMVTIGLLGLAIDVAMNRLNNHLLRWHRGLEQQ; this is encoded by the coding sequence ATGGCCGCCGCATCCTTCTCCTGGCAGCGCGCGGGCGCCGGCCTGGTCGGCGCCATCGTGCCGGCGCTGGTGATCGTGCTGTGGCAGGCCGCCACCGCGCTGGGCTGGGTCAATCCGCAGGTGCTGCCGTCGCCGCTGGCGGTGGTGGGCAAGTGGCTCGAGTACCTGCTGCCGCTGCAACCGTACCATGCCGCCGACGGCAGCTGGCTGGCCTGGGCCTGCTCGGGCGAGCTGATCGTCGATTCACTCGGCAGCCTGTACCGCGTGGCGGTGGGCTTCGCCATCGGCGCCGGCCTGGCGCTGCCGCTGGGCCTGGCCATGGGCGCCAATGCCCGCGCCTACCGCTGGTTCAACCCGATGGTGCAGCTGCTGCGGCCGATTCCGCCGATCGCCTACATTCCGCTGTCGATCCTGTGGTTCGGGCTCGGTAATCCGCCGGCCGTGTTCCTGATCGCGCTGGGGGCGTTCTTCCCGGTGCTGATGAACACCATCGCCGGCGTGCGCCAGGTCGATGGCATCTACCTGCGCGCCGCACGCAACCTCGGCGCCTCCGGCGCCACCCTGTTCGTGCGGGTGATCCTGCCTGCCGCCGTGCCATATATATTGTCCGGCGTGCGGATCGGCATCGGCACCGCCTTCATCGTGGTGATCGTCTCCGAGATGATCGCCGTGAACAACGGCCTCGGTTTCCGCATCCTCGAGGCGCGCGAGTACTTCTGGTCGGACAAGATCATCGCCGGCATGGTCACCATCGGCCTGCTGGGCCTGGCGATCGACGTGGCGATGAACCGGTTGAACAACCATCTGCTGCGCTGGCACCGCGGCCTGGAGCAGCAATGA
- a CDS encoding ABC transporter substrate-binding protein, with protein MNLKALGCLLALVSVCHSAGAQQVVRLGNLKLAHFGAVSYIKEIAPQCGFKVEEHVFAKGLDVMQAIIAGELDVGTTASEAAILGRAGGAPIFVVAGFARGGARLVGRSDLQLKSVRDLKGKRVGVTRGAIQDVLLLAELHKHGMTASDQPGKDVRLVFLAYADLNHALLGRNIDAMMQSEPQSSQALSQGFGSEILKPYDTPIGEPVRTMVMTEKFYTQQRPLAEKFMRCFVQATKTFIEQPATAEKYVREVLFKGQLSSADFIDAIGNSPFSYDITPEHIQVTADTMLKTGVGRLRNVPTAHDWVRTDLLLAAKKTLGVK; from the coding sequence ATGAACCTCAAAGCACTGGGCTGCCTGCTGGCCCTGGTATCCGTCTGTCACAGCGCGGGCGCGCAGCAGGTGGTCCGGCTCGGCAATCTCAAGCTCGCCCACTTCGGCGCCGTCTCGTACATCAAGGAAATCGCACCGCAGTGCGGCTTCAAGGTGGAGGAGCACGTGTTCGCCAAGGGCCTGGACGTGATGCAGGCCATCATCGCCGGCGAACTCGACGTGGGCACCACCGCGTCGGAAGCGGCCATCCTCGGCCGTGCCGGCGGTGCGCCGATTTTTGTCGTGGCCGGCTTTGCCCGGGGCGGCGCGCGGCTGGTGGGGCGCAGCGACCTGCAGCTCAAGAGCGTGCGCGACCTCAAGGGCAAGCGCGTGGGCGTGACGCGCGGCGCCATCCAGGACGTGCTGCTGCTGGCCGAATTGCACAAGCACGGCATGACCGCGTCCGACCAGCCGGGCAAGGACGTGCGGCTGGTGTTCCTCGCCTACGCCGACCTCAACCATGCACTGCTGGGCCGCAATATCGACGCCATGATGCAGTCCGAACCGCAGTCGTCGCAGGCGCTGAGCCAGGGTTTCGGCAGCGAAATCCTGAAACCCTACGACACCCCGATCGGCGAACCGGTGCGCACCATGGTGATGACCGAAAAGTTTTACACGCAACAGCGCCCGCTCGCTGAAAAATTCATGCGCTGCTTCGTGCAAGCCACCAAGACCTTCATCGAGCAGCCGGCCACCGCCGAAAAATACGTGCGCGAAGTCCTGTTCAAGGGCCAGTTGAGCAGTGCCGACTTTATCGATGCCATCGGCAATTCGCCGTTCAGCTACGACATCACGCCCGAGCACATCCAGGTCACTGCCGACACCATGCTCAAGACCGGCGTGGGCCGCCTGCGCAACGTGCCGACTGCCCACGACTGGGTGCGCACCGACCTGCTGTTGGCGGCCAAGAAAACCCTGGGTGTGAAATAG